From the Candidatus Hydrogenedentota bacterium genome, the window GGTAAATGCATCGGTTTCGCAGGGCACGCTGTCGTATCAATGGCAGCGGAACAACGGCGCCGGCTGGTCCGACTTGTTGGGCGCCACGGGCCTGACCTACAGCAAGTCTGCGGCCAACAACACAACCGATCCGGCCCAGTACCGCTGCAAGGTCACCAACACGCTCACCTATCCGGGCGGTTCGGCGTCGTATTCCGAATATTCCCCCTCGGCACGGCTTCGTGTGCTGTATTACTACACCCAGCCAAACCAGTACATGTCGGTTCTGCTGGGCGGCACGATAACGCTGTCGGTACGGCCCGCGGGCGGCAACGTGGCGAATCCCGAACCCTTCGTAATCCCCGACACGGAGTATTTCGCCCAGTACACTTACCAGTGGTACAAGGACAACGTGGCGATTTCCGAAGCCGTCAATCCCACGGCCGTCACCCAGCGCCTGGTGATTGAAAATGCCCAGATGGATCCCGTGCCCGGCGACTCGGGCGAATACCACTGCGTGATCAGCGACAATTGCGTCGCGCAAGGGTACGCCTTTACGCCGAAGACCGTTGTCACGGTCACCAACACGCCGATCATCATCAACGAGGCGGACCAGCCGGTAGGCGGCGGCCGCCTGATAGGCGGTGATCCGAAGACCTTCGAAGTGTTGGCAAGCGGCGGCGAACCGGGTCAGCCGCTGATCTGCGAATGGTTCCGCGCCGTGGATGCGGCCGGCAATGGCGCGGTATCGGTGGCGCCTCCGCGCGATATGTCCTATGTGGACGGTGTTGTGTTCCTCTCAACGCTCACCGTGGACATCAACACCGGCGATGAAGCGGGCTATTACTTCGCAACGATAACGGACGGCAGCCAGATCGTCTCATCGGTGCCGGCCCCGCTGTTGGTGGGAAATCCCCTTACCATAGTCACGCCCCCGCAGGGCGGAGTGTTCCATAAGGGCGATCCCCACACGCCGGAACTTTCCGTGACGGTTTCCGGCGGCGTGGGACCCATCACCTATCAATGGTTCCGCGACGGATTGCTGCTACCGGTGAATTCGCCGACGTACAACCTCAGCCCGTTGGCGCTCTCCGACACCGGTGTATACACGGTCAAGGTCCGCGACGTCGGAACCGGCGACGGTCCGCTTTACCAATTGAAACCCACCTATGCCAGCCCCACGGGCGTCTATACGTCCGATCCGGTTGAATTGAAAGTATACCGGCCGCCCCTGCTCAAGGCCGAAGGCCAGCCTGCCCACCAGACGGGTCCTGTGGGTTCGGATTACTCCTTCTCGGTCAACGTCATTGGAGGCGCGCCCGAACTTGATTACCAGTGGTTCAGGAAATACGCCACTGGAACGGATCCGGTGGTCGGCACAGGCCCAACGCTCACGATCGCCAACGCCCAAGCTCCCAGCCAAGGGCTTTACTATTGCGTCATCCGCGATCAACTGGCTTTCACCAAGAGCCAGGCCGGATCGACGCTGACGTCGGTTACCGCCCGCCTGACCCTGACCGGCACGGCATCGCCGGGCGGCCCGCTGACGATCGTGAAACAGCCGGACAACGTGTCGGTGCAAGTGGGCAAACCGTTCTCCCTGAGCGTGCTGGCGAGCGGCGGCGTCTCGACCGACTACACGTTCACATGGACCAAGGACGGCCAGCCCATTTCCGGCGAGAATTCGGGCGCGCTCGCGCGTCTCGCCGCCACTCCGGAAGACGCCGGCATCTATCGCGTCACGGTGACGTGTGGCTCTGAATTCGTCGTCAGCGAAGAGGCTGAAGTTTCCGTTATGCCCGAACCGGCGCTGCCGGCAACCGGCGCATTCGGCATCGCCGCGCTGATGGGCGCTTGCCTCTGCGCCGCCGTCGCGCGCCTGCGCAAACGCAGCTAGGACAAAACGCGGCCAAAACGGCCGCCAGCCTTCGGGTTGGCGGCCGTTTTTATTTCACCCACCCGCAAATTGAACACCAAACGCTATGAGGATTCCAGTTTGAGTTACACCGGGATCAACAAGCACGAAGGCGAGGATATCGGTTTGTACGATACGGTGCTGAGCGCGCATGACTATCACACGATAGTCGAAAACGTGGCCGAGATATCGTAAGACAGGCTATGTGTCCGGCCCATGTTGTCCGGCTTGCCGCACTTCACCGTCACGATTTGCCTTCGCGGCGGGACGCTCCGCGCGCAGCAGCCGTCCGCGCTCGCGCCGGCGAGGATCCAGGGCTTGACGAGGTTGGAACGGAATTCGCCGGCAATACAAGGGCAAACCAGACCAAGAAAATGTAAAGCGTGTAGATCATGGCCTGTTCCCAAAGGGGAAAGGAATACCGGGTGCCCAACGACGCGCTCCACGAACTGCCGATATCCCGTCCTTCCGCCATGGCCGCCGCCTTCCATTGCGGATACACGAACTCCCAGCGGATGAGAAAATACGCGGATACCGCCAGCACCGAAGACCACATTAAATACGGCCAGAACAGTTTTCCGTGATCGAATCGCAGACCGTGCGGATTGTTTGCCATGAAGAAGCGATCTTTCAGCAACAAAACGCCGTGGCAGGACAATCCGAAGATGAATCCGGCCGCCACCATCAGCGCGGCTTTTTCATGGATATCCGTCCAGCGCACCGACCCGAAAAGCACGGGGCTGGCATCGGGAAAGATTCCGACCATGCTGATGCCGGCGCATCCCAGCAGCAGTAGAAGAGTGCCCGTAACGGCGCCTCCCCGTGAAATGGCGACAAAGCGGCGATGGTAGTAAAAGACCAGCGGGACCATCAAAATCCCCCACGACACCATCGCAATCGAAAAGATCCACCACCATTGCGGATTGTGTTTGGCCTCGAAACTCCCCAGAAAACTGAAGGTGTGCGTCATGATCGAAAACTTGTGATCGGCGGGAAAACTGAGCCACGCCAGGAAAATCAATCCCCAGAAATAAACGGATACCGCCGTTAGGTACAGTTTGAGTTCTTCCCGATGGAATCCGCCTTTTACGCAGCGAAACAACGTGTCCATTTCATACTCCCATTTCAATGACGATTCCCGTCCCGCCTTGAAGCGTTACTCTTCGCTTTTCACCGTGGGCGCGGGCACGCTCTGAAGGACGTGGTTGACGGCTTCGGCGCAGGTCAGACCCTTGGCCACGAAATCCGGTTTCAGGATCAGGCGATGTTCGAGACAGGCCATCGCCATGGCCCTGATATCGCTGGGAACGACATGGCCCCGTCCATGGAGGGCGGCATGCACGCGGCTAGACAACAACAGCGCCTGCGTCGCACGCGGTCCGGCGCCCACGCTGATCGCCGCGTGGTTGCGCGTCAGGCGCACAAGCGCCACCGCGTACCGGACGATTTCCGGGCACACCTCAATGGCCCCCAAGGACTCGCGCAATTCCGCCAAGCGATCCGATGTCAGGACAGGTTGAACCTCCCCGCGTTCAAGCAAGGCCTCGGGCGCATTTTTCGTCAGCGTGCGCTCCGCGAGCATGCGCTCGTCGTCTTCGTTGGGATAACCCATGTGGATTTTGATCAGGAACCGGTCTTTTTGCGCTTCAGGTAGCGGGTATGTCCCCTCGGATTCGATCGGATTCTGGGTCGCGAATACGGTGAAATTGGGAGACAGGGCATAGGTTTGGCGGTCAATGGTGACTTGGCGCTCCTGCATGGCTTGGAGCAGCGCCGACTGTGTTTTTGCCGGAGCGCGGTTGATCTCGTCGGCGAGAAGAAAGGTCGTAAAGATGGGTCCGTGTATCAGCGTAAACTCGCTCGTCCGGGGATTGAACGCGTTGGTCCCGACAATGTCCGCCGGCGAAAGGTCCGGCGTGAATTGAATCCGCTGAAACGGGCAGCCGAGCAACTGGGCCAGCGTCCGCACGAGCAATGTTTTGGCCACGCCCGGCACACCTTCAATCAACGCATGGCGTCCCGCGAATATCGCGATCAGGGCGCGATCCACAACCTCGCCCTGTCCGATGATGACCTTCGCAATTTCACGCCGCGTTTCCGAAAGTATCCGGTGAACGGCCCCGGTCGCTTCACGCATCAGTCATCATGCTCGCGGGCGGCGCAGGCCGCGTCCGCGCCGAAGCGCCCAAACCCCCGCCATGACGCATGCAAGAGCCGCTGAAATGATCCAAGGCCGCGCCGGGCCGGGAACGGGAAGATTTACCTGAAGCGTCGCCGACGAACTCACTTGGACATCGAGATGGTCGTCGGAAACTTCCACCGAATACACGCCGGAATGTTCGGCGCCGAGCGGTGTTAGTTCGAGCGAGGCGCCCGTGCCGCCGGGAACCGGAATTCCATTGCGTTTCCAGACATACCGCAGGGGCGCGTAGCCGCCCTCCGTCGTAACGGAAAATGTATACGAACCGCCCGCGTCCATCGTGGCGCCCTGCGGCTGCATCGTAATGACAAGATGATCCCGTACATCGAGCGTGGCGCGTTCAGTCGCATAATCCTCGGTGTCGTAGCGGGCCACACACCAGTATTCGCCCCGATGGCCCGGGGTAACGGGAAACAGGGTCCACGAAGACGTTGCCGGTCCATCCTGGACCGCCTTGGCGCCGTTGTCCCATTTCCACTGATAAGATAGATTTGCGCCCGTGCCGCACCCCGCAAGGGCGGTAAAGGTGCAGGAATCGCCGAAATACAAACGACGGTTTTGCGGTTGCGTCGTAAAACCGCACCAGTTCTGCACGGCGCAAAGCGATGAAGCGCCGCCCGCATAATAATTGCCCGCCGGATCCCGCACCGCGCCCGAAGCGATGACTATGCCTATCGTGCCGTCCGCATCGGGATTTTGCGGAAACACCGTCACCACGTACTCGGGATCGGCCCCGCCGATATCCACGGACGCACCCGCGGCCAGCGATCCCGCCGCCGACGGTTGCGTGAACGTGGGCGCAACCGGTTCGCTGAAGACGACCCGGAATTGAATCGCGTCCAAGCCCGTTGGGCTGGCCGGAATCACGGAAATCTCCGCCGTCGGCGCAACCGTGTCTATGAGCAGTTCGTAATGAGTCGCGTCGTATCCCGCATTCCCCGCCGGATCGATGGCCGTGACTTCGACTTCATGCGAACCTTCGCTTTGCGTGGCCAGCGTATTGTCCGCCAGTATCCAGCGGTTCTCCCCATATAGATTGGTGGCCTTGAACGTTTGCGTTCCCACGGTAACCCAGATCGTCGCGCCCGAATCGTTGACCGTGCCGGACAACGGAGGCGTCTGATCGTTTGTGGTCAGCGCGTCCACCGTGACTTCCGGCGCCACCGTGTCAATCTTCAGTTCCTTGTTCGATGTGTCGGCGCCGGTGTTGCCCAGTTCATCGGTCGCTGTCGCCAGTACGTTGTATGTGCCGTCCGCAAGCGGCACAAGCACATCCGCCGTCCACGCCGTGCCGTTGATCGTCGCGGTCAGATTCTGGCCCGCCACCACCACTTCGACGCTGGTCGGCGAGGCGTCCACGACCGTGCCCGCCAGTCGCGGCGTCGTGTCGTTCGTCAGAAGCGCCGAGACCGTAACGGTCGGCGGCGTGCTGTCTATTCGCAACTCGTTCGTGGTGCCGTCGGCCCCGCTCTGACCGTAGGGATTCGACGCGGCCGCCGCCACGTTGTACGTCCCGTCGGCCAGAGGCGTAATCGTGTTATCCGGCACCGACCATGTCCCGTTGCCGTGATTCGCGGCCGGATAAGTCGCACTCGCGACCGTAACCGTCACGGTGGCTTCGGGATCGTCAACCGTTCCGGAAAGCGGGGGCGTCGTATCATTCGTGACCAACGCATCCACCGTAACGCCGATCGCGCTGGAATCAATCCGCAATTCGTTCGTGCCCTGCGTGGTATTGTAGGCGATATCCGTCGCAAGCGCCTGGACGGTATAAATGCCGTCCGGAAGGAAATCGGCGACATCGGCGGTCCATGCGCCGGCCACGATAGTGGCCGGGTAAGTATGGCCGCCGACGCTCACGGCCACCGATAGAATCCCCATGTTGTCCGAAACGGTTCCGGTCAATCGCGGCGTATGATTGTTCGTGCGCAAATAATTGACCGTGACCCCCGGCGGCGTCGTGTCAATCGTCAATTCGTTCACAGTGGCATCCACCAGCGAATTGCCGATCGCATCGGTGACGGTTACAGTCACCTCATGGATGCCCTGCGCCACCGGCGCAAGCGAATTGTCCGCCAGCGTCCAATTCCCCAAGCCGTCGTTCACGGCGCTGCGCACCTGCCCGCCGACGGAAACGGATACCGTGGCCGTCGAAAAGAGCACGGTTCCGTTCAAGGGCGGCGTCGTATCCGACGTGATGAGCGGAACGACAGTTGGCGGCGTACGATCCATCCGGATCGAGTCGCTTGCCGTCTCCGAGACGCCATTGGCATTGCGGACACGGAAATAAACCGTCCGGTCGCCGTCAACGGGTTGCAACATAAAAGAGGCCTGCCACGTATAGGGTTGCCAAACCGCGTCCGTAAAATCAGGATTCTCGCTGGCCATCCATTGCAAGGGACCGTTCGATACCGAGCTAATCAGGTTGACCATGCGGCCCATGGTAAGCGGCGCATCGTTGTTGATGGAAAACGACTGAATGACAGGCGGGAGATTGAAGGTCAGGCTGCGCGACGGCGTGGTCGGATATTCGGGTTGCAACAGACCGGCAAGCGGCACGCTGAAGGTGTACGTCGGAATGTCTATGTTGTATGTGAACGGACCGACCGTTATCCCTACCACGGCATTCGGACGGATAGTCATCGTGGGATTGATTCCAATCATCTCATGAATATCGCTAACCGTCACCGTCGAATAGGGCGCGGACACATCAATCTGCTGCCCGTCCACGGTAAACGTCCCCTTGTCCGTATTCAAGGTCTTGGGATCGATTTCGATGCGATCCCCCGCTGTCACACTGACGCCGATGTTCGCGGAAAACACGCCCGCCACCCCCACCGGATAAACATACAGCGGCACGTTTTGGATTGTATCCGTAAGAACGATATTCTCGGCGGGCAGATAGGGCGTAAACGACTCCGAATCGGAAAGGCGGATATCCGTATTCGGCACATACGGCAAATTCCCGATAAATTCCTGCCCGAAAACGACAATCTTGTACTGGCCATGAAACTCGATGCCGATGTCCTGCGATGCCGAACCGGTGGTCCCTTCGAACCACAGTGAACCGGTATCCACCGCGACCGGATGCAGAAACTTGCCCGCGCCGGACGCACTGAAATTCAGCACCGTCCCCCCCACGCCGGCCCAAAGCCGGATATACGCCGCCACGGAACTACCCGCGCCCATCCAACCCGTGTCGTAACTCCAGCCTGAAAAGCCCACGTTGAGCAGCAGGGGATCATGGGCTTGGGTCAGTTGAATGGCGTCCGACGAAAACGCCCCGGATATCGCAAGGGCCAATACCAACAATCCCGCCTTTACACGCCGATTACCCATAATGCCTTTCCTTCCCGCACTTCGGACATCCCGTAAAACTCAGGGTTTTTCAAACACGTATTCTGCAAACTCCTGCATAATGCGCGTGCCATCAAGGGCATGATGAACGGTTACGGTTGAAAACAGCCAATATCCTTCGGTCTGCCCATCCGTGGCCGGCGCTATCGAATTCACGCGCCGGTACTCGAATACGGCTTCCGCGAAACGTTTTCCCTGAATATCCAAGGCCAGATGAGTCACACACCAACGGTCCGCGTCAACCCAAAGCCGGCACGCCGGCCCGCGCGGATCTGTGCCGCTTAAACGCCAGCAAGACTTCCCGTCTTTGGAATCTTCGGCAACCGTTACATCCGGCCATTTCAGCATGTCGCGCAAATATTTGGCGACATCTATGCCCATCTGGACATCGGAACCGGTTTCTTCCGGCGTTTCGGACGGCGCGATTACCTTCACGGAATCCGGCTGTATGACCAGGCCTTTCTCGGCGTTCCATTTGGCGTCAAACCGGGTCTTGACGGGCGGTTTTCCCTGGCGGGTCATCGTTTGCTCGATTGTGACTGAATAAGGTCTATCGGGAATCGTTGCCTTGATTACATGGCCGATAATCTCGGGAACCGGGGGAGGGGAAGCGGATCCACTCACGAAAAGACTCAAACCGGCCACGAACAACATGCCAACCGTCACAGACATCGTCTCATTTCCTCCCGGAAATTCGATCAACCACAAACCTGCCCATTGAATTATACCACTTTTCCGTCTACGCTTATCGCAAAATGATTCGCACCGAGACATCGGCGCCGGCTACGACGTTGGCCGGCTGGTATCCGGAGCGAAATTCGGCGCTGCCCGGCTGCCCGGCGGTCACCATGAACACATAGTCGCCGGGATCGATCGCCTCGAACGCAAACGACCCGTCGGAGGCCACTTCCTCATTGGCCACGACAAATTCGTGCAGTTTCAACATCTGTTCGGCCGTCATGGCGGAAAGGGACTGCGGCGCTCCGCGCAACGCGAGTACACTGGCCTGTTCACCCTCGTGCAATCCGCGCACCTCGCCCTGTACCCTTCCGGCCATGGGAAAGTCGAAATCCTGACGGACAGTTTCATGCGCTTGCAGCTCGAACCGGGCGGACTTGTAACGCGCCACGCCGTTCGCAAGTTGGACGGAAGCCTGAACCGTTGCCGAACCGTCGGGTAAACCGGCCACGTGATAACTGCCATCCGCGGCAGTTTCCACACTGACATTGTAGTTGCCAAGGTTGCATGCCACCTGTACCCCAATGCCTGCTTGGGCCAGCGGGCGTCCCTCGAAAAACACGAATCCTTCCACAATCCCGTCGCAAGCGGGAAGGTGAAAATCGGCGGTGGACGGCTCGTCCTCGACGACCTCGACATTCCGTGAAAACCAGGGCGCGGGCGGCGGCGCGCCCTCGGAAACGCTGTCAGCCAGTTCAAGATGAAGCAAAAACGAACCGGACACCAAGCCGCTGATCGCATACCGGCCTTCCGCGTCGGTTTGCGTCCGTTCGACGCCATCGAGATAGAGACGCGCATGGGGTTCCGGGCGTCCGCCCCGCAGGACGGTTCCCGTAATTTCGCCTCCCGCGCTCAGCGTAATGGCGAGTTGCGCCGGTTTTTTGGGGCCGGGCGTGAAGGCCACCGTGCGCGGCAGATAGTCCGGATGCGTAATCGTCAGTTTGCACCCCGCTTCAGGGGCCTCGCCCAACGTAAAACGTCCATCCGGACCTGTTCGGGCGATTTCAGGCGATTCGGCCGTTCCCATGTGGATGGATGCGCCCGCGATGAGCGCGCCGGTCCGATTGGAAACCATTCCCTCCACGGCAGGAACCTCTTTGAGCATCCGGGGCGTTTCTCGCGGAAGAACGGGGCGTTTACCGGCGGTCTGCGCGGGAGGCGGCGGGGATACCGCAGGGACCTTTGTCTCGGCGGTTTCGGCGGGCTTGATCACAACGGGCGCGGGCGGCAACGGCGCCGGTTCGCGGGTTCCCCAAAAAATCACGGCTGCTCCCGCAGCAAAAAGCAGTACGATCATCCCCACCGTAACCATGCGCGAGTTCATGATAGCGGCCAATCCTCCAATTCGATGGAAAGGGCAAACACATGATCCGGCGCCCGCCTCATGCGGACGGCATCCTTTTCAGTTACCACGACCGGCAGCGGCCCGTCCAACGCCGATTCGGGAATCCCCGCATGATCGGGAAACGCAAGACGCTCCGTCACGGTCGCGCCAAGCGATGCGAGCGTGTCGAAAAACGCTTCCGGCGCGCCAATGGCGCAGGCCGCCCGGATGGGCCCTTCACGCAGCATGTCAAGGGGAAACGTCTTGCCGTCGCCGACTCGCCGGCAATGCGCCGGCGCATGGCGCGTCGTTCGAACCGGAATGTTCGGACAGATTGTGCGAATTTGGGCACACAGACTCTCCAGGTTGGACGCCTGATCGCATCGCGTCACCACGACATGCGTGGCGCGACGCAAGGCTGCCATCGGTTCGCGCAATATACCGCGCGGTATCAGGCGGCCATTGCCAAACGGATTGCGCGCGTCAATCACCACGATATCCTCGTTGCGCGCCAGCCGGACATATTGGAAGCCATCCTCCAGGATCAGCGTGTCGCATCCATGGCGTTCGACGGCCGCGTTCGCCGCAGCAACGCGATCCACACATTTTACAACGACAATTCCCGGGATTTTTTGGATCAGAAGCGCCGCCTCGTCTCCCATCAACGCAAAGGGATCGTCCGGGCCGTTCTCATCGGCCGCAACGGGATTTGTTACCGGCGCACTGCCGTATCCGCGCGTCAAGACGGCGACTTTCCGTCCTTGCGCCAGTTCCCGCCGCGCGCGTTCGACGACCAGCGGCGTCTTGCCCGTCCCGCCGGCCGTCAGATTACCCACGCTGATCACGTTTGCATCCACATGGACAATTCGGCGACGACGACGCAGCCACATCCCCGCCCGGACAATGGGAGTCGCAGCGGTTAGCAACGCGGCCACCGGCAGCGGGATCGCTTCGTTTCGTCTAATTCGTTCGGCCAAGCCATACAAAACCGCGTTCATGCGCGCGCAAACCGTTTGCCGCTGAATTGACGCACCAGCCCCCGTAACTCCAGCATCGTCAGCGTGCTTAAGGCTTCCGAGATGGAAATGCGGCACGCGGCCGCGATTTCGTCCACAAACGATCCGTTCGGCGACAACGCCGCCAGAATATCTTTCTCGACCGGGCTTGTGACGGGTTGCGGCGGCGGCACAGGCGCGGAAGCGGGCGTCCGCGCCTTCAACGGCGGGAGTTCGCCGGCCGGTTCGGGGATTTGCGCGGCCGGCGTGGCCGGTGTCTGCCGGACCTGCATGGGCAGTTCCAGTTCGACCAGGATGTCCTCGACGGTCTCCACCAATTTTGCACCGTCGCGAATCAGGGCGTGT encodes:
- the lpxK gene encoding tetraacyldisaccharide 4'-kinase, which encodes MNAVLYGLAERIRRNEAIPLPVAALLTAATPIVRAGMWLRRRRRIVHVDANVISVGNLTAGGTGKTPLVVERARRELAQGRKVAVLTRGYGSAPVTNPVAADENGPDDPFALMGDEAALLIQKIPGIVVVKCVDRVAAANAAVERHGCDTLILEDGFQYVRLARNEDIVVIDARNPFGNGRLIPRGILREPMAALRRATHVVVTRCDQASNLESLCAQIRTICPNIPVRTTRHAPAHCRRVGDGKTFPLDMLREGPIRAACAIGAPEAFFDTLASLGATVTERLAFPDHAGIPESALDGPLPVVVTEKDAVRMRRAPDHVFALSIELEDWPLS
- a CDS encoding Ig-like domain-containing protein, which codes for MGNRRVKAGLLVLALAISGAFSSDAIQLTQAHDPLLLNVGFSGWSYDTGWMGAGSSVAAYIRLWAGVGGTVLNFSASGAGKFLHPVAVDTGSLWFEGTTGSASQDIGIEFHGQYKIVVFGQEFIGNLPYVPNTDIRLSDSESFTPYLPAENIVLTDTIQNVPLYVYPVGVAGVFSANIGVSVTAGDRIEIDPKTLNTDKGTFTVDGQQIDVSAPYSTVTVSDIHEMIGINPTMTIRPNAVVGITVGPFTYNIDIPTYTFSVPLAGLLQPEYPTTPSRSLTFNLPPVIQSFSINNDAPLTMGRMVNLISSVSNGPLQWMASENPDFTDAVWQPYTWQASFMLQPVDGDRTVYFRVRNANGVSETASDSIRMDRTPPTVVPLITSDTTPPLNGTVLFSTATVSVSVGGQVRSAVNDGLGNWTLADNSLAPVAQGIHEVTVTVTDAIGNSLVDATVNELTIDTTPPGVTVNYLRTNNHTPRLTGTVSDNMGILSVAVSVGGHTYPATIVAGAWTADVADFLPDGIYTVQALATDIAYNTTQGTNELRIDSSAIGVTVDALVTNDTTPPLSGTVDDPEATVTVTVASATYPAANHGNGTWSVPDNTITPLADGTYNVAAAASNPYGQSGADGTTNELRIDSTPPTVTVSALLTNDTTPRLAGTVVDASPTSVEVVVAGQNLTATINGTAWTADVLVPLADGTYNVLATATDELGNTGADTSNKELKIDTVAPEVTVDALTTNDQTPPLSGTVNDSGATIWVTVGTQTFKATNLYGENRWILADNTLATQSEGSHEVEVTAIDPAGNAGYDATHYELLIDTVAPTAEISVIPASPTGLDAIQFRVVFSEPVAPTFTQPSAAGSLAAGASVDIGGADPEYVVTVFPQNPDADGTIGIVIASGAVRDPAGNYYAGGASSLCAVQNWCGFTTQPQNRRLYFGDSCTFTALAGCGTGANLSYQWKWDNGAKAVQDGPATSSWTLFPVTPGHRGEYWCVARYDTEDYATERATLDVRDHLVITMQPQGATMDAGGSYTFSVTTEGGYAPLRYVWKRNGIPVPGGTGASLELTPLGAEHSGVYSVEVSDDHLDVQVSSSATLQVNLPVPGPARPWIISAALACVMAGVWALRRGRGLRRPRA
- a CDS encoding MoxR family ATPase, with the protein product MREATGAVHRILSETRREIAKVIIGQGEVVDRALIAIFAGRHALIEGVPGVAKTLLVRTLAQLLGCPFQRIQFTPDLSPADIVGTNAFNPRTSEFTLIHGPIFTTFLLADEINRAPAKTQSALLQAMQERQVTIDRQTYALSPNFTVFATQNPIESEGTYPLPEAQKDRFLIKIHMGYPNEDDERMLAERTLTKNAPEALLERGEVQPVLTSDRLAELRESLGAIEVCPEIVRYAVALVRLTRNHAAISVGAGPRATQALLLSSRVHAALHGRGHVVPSDIRAMAMACLEHRLILKPDFVAKGLTCAEAVNHVLQSVPAPTVKSEE
- a CDS encoding carboxypeptidase-like regulatory domain-containing protein; amino-acid sequence: MNSRMVTVGMIVLLFAAGAAVIFWGTREPAPLPPAPVVIKPAETAETKVPAVSPPPPAQTAGKRPVLPRETPRMLKEVPAVEGMVSNRTGALIAGASIHMGTAESPEIARTGPDGRFTLGEAPEAGCKLTITHPDYLPRTVAFTPGPKKPAQLAITLSAGGEITGTVLRGGRPEPHARLYLDGVERTQTDAEGRYAISGLVSGSFLLHLELADSVSEGAPPPAPWFSRNVEVVEDEPSTADFHLPACDGIVEGFVFFEGRPLAQAGIGVQVACNLGNYNVSVETAADGSYHVAGLPDGSATVQASVQLANGVARYKSARFELQAHETVRQDFDFPMAGRVQGEVRGLHEGEQASVLALRGAPQSLSAMTAEQMLKLHEFVVANEEVASDGSFAFEAIDPGDYVFMVTAGQPGSAEFRSGYQPANVVAGADVSVRIILR